GGCTGCGGGTTGAGCCAATTGTTGCAATTCTGCGGAAGCGGCTACCTGCTCAGGTCTGCCTTCCAAAATTAATTGTTGCCCCTGTTTCAAGTCCCGTAGGGCAACCAAGGCCAAAGTGCGCAGATCTGTGTCGGGGTTTTGGAGCGCTTGCCCTACTGTTTCTGTTAGCTGTTGCCAGCCGGTGAGGGCATGGGTCTGGCCAATCTCTGTCAAGATGCTGTTCACTTGGGCCAATCGCTCCCGGATATCTGTTTGATCCCGCTGCTTGAACAGATCCAACATCTGACGTAACCGTTGCGGCACCACCTCGGCCATATCCTGTTGGAGGGTGCGGGCCACCGCTGCAACCACAGGAGCCGGGGTGGGGGTGGGAACGGATCCCTCGCCGAGGAGGTTTTGAATATGCTTTTCGGTTTCCTGAAAAACAGGCTCCAACTCTGCCAAGGTTGCGTTGCCCACTTCTTCAGTCAGGCCCCGAGGACTTTGCAGCTCTTCTAAAAGCATCGACAGACTGTCGAAAGCCCGTAACAGTAGAGTTTCCAGGTGTTGATCCACCGGCACTCCGCCCGGATGGGAGCGAAAGATGTTGAAGAAATCCTCCATACGGTGGGCTGTCCGCTGGATGCTGGTCAGGCCGAGCATGGCGGATCCCCCCTTGATGGAGTGAGCGGCCCGAAACAGCTCATTGATCAGCTCTGGGTCATTCATGCTGTCCCGCAGGCTGAGGAGCACTTGTTCGATCGTTGTCAGGTGATCCCGGGCTTCTTCAATGAAATAACTTAGGATCCGCTTCTGTGCTTCTTCGTTCATGACAGGAGGCCCTTCCTACAGCCCACAGTATTAATCAGTAGTAACAGATCAGACAGATTGAAGCTCGTTTATGCGGAGATTTAGGTGCGCCATGCAACAAGGATCCCTGGATAAAAAGGGCTAGACCCCCTCTATTGAGATCCTTCTCCCTAGAATGCCCTCAAAACGGTAGAATTGCTCATTCATCCCCAACCCGGAATCGACCTACCGAAGTTTGCAGCTCACGAGCGATACTCACCAACTGCTGCAGCGAGGCGGCCACCTTTTGAGACTCTTTTGAGGTCTCGTTGGCGGTCAGCTCCACCGATTGCATCACCTGCGCCACAGAACGGGAGGTTTCCGTCTGTTGCACGGTGGCCTGAGAAATGGCCCGCACCAACCCATCGATTTGCCGACTGACGCCAATGATCTCGTCCAAGCTGTTCTTGGCCTGCTCGGCCCGCCGAGTGCCCTCGATCACTAGCTGGGTGCCTTCCTCCATAGCCGTCATCACGTTGCCGGTTTCCGACTGGATCTGCAACACGATCTGCTCGATCTCTTTCGAGGCTTTTGCAGCCCGGTCTGCCAGTTGGCGCACCTCATCGGCCACAATGGCAAAGCCCCGCCCCGATTCCCCGGCACGGGCAGCCTCAATACTGGCGTTCAAGGCGAGCAAGTTGGTGCGGGAGGCAATTTGAGAGATCAAGGCGACGATCTTGGAAATTTCCTGGGAGGATTCCGCCAATCGCTTCACCTTACGGGTGGTTTCCGCCACGGTTTCTCGGATCTCTAGAATGCCGCTCACGGTGCGATCCACCGCTTCTCCCCCTCGGGATGCTGCTTCTGTTGCCTGTGCAGTCACATTGGCTGCCTCACGGGCATTGCTGGCCACCTCTTGAATAGAATCCGTCATCATTTGAATGGAGTTGAGGGAGGTGGAAATATCCTCCGCCTGGCGCAAAGCATCAGCAGAAAGGCTGCGAGCAAAGTCCTCATTTTGGAGAGCCGCATCATTCACGGAGGTGGCGGCGCGTTTCACCTGGCTAACAATATCTCGCAGGCTGCGGATGGTCAGGTTAAAGGAGTCGGCAACGGCCCCGAGTACGTCAGCAGTCACTTCTGCCCGTACGGTGAGGTCGCCTCGAGCGGCACCTTCCACATCGTCTAGCAGGCGGATCACCTGGCGCTGTAGGTCTTCCTTGGCCTGCCCCTGTTCGGTGGCCCGTTGGTTTAACTCTGTGAAGTTGGCTTCAATGGCTGCAACCATTTGGTTGAAGCTGTTGGCCAGGCAACCCAACTCGTCATTGGCACCGGCTTTGGCCCGTACCGAATAATTCCCTTGCGCCAAAGTAGCAAAGTGGCTGGCCAATTCATTGGTGCTGGAGCGAATTTGCTTGGCATTGTTAGCGCCAAGCAGTACCCCTGCCCCTGTACCGATAACTCCACCCCCAATCACGCCCCCAATCAGGCGAGCACCCCCACTGGCCGGGATCCCGAGGCCGATCACCAACCCAGCGGCCAAACTGACGGCCCCTTGAATCAGTGCCATGGCCAACTGCTGATCGGCGATCGGTCGATTGGAGAGGCCGGAGAATACCCCGGCTGCCTTGGCCGTCGGAATCGGCATGGAGGAAGTCGGTGTCCGAGGTTGCGAACTGGAGGTCGTCCCTGCACTCACTCCAGCCATCGAGGTCATATCACCGGCTTCACCTTCATCCCCGTAGAAAATATCCATCTGCCCACTGCCGTCCATATCGGCGATCTCTCGATCCAGGCTGTCGAGTTCATCAATGTCAAACAGAGTGGGGCCAGGGCTGGCTGTGTCTTCTTCGGGGGCAGGGATCGGCTCGCTCATCGGGGCGGCCAACTCTGTGGGTAGGCTCTCTTCCAGGGATCCCTCATCTCCGAAAGCGGGTAGAGAGAAACCCATCTGATCCGGAAAATCTTCGCTACCGGCCACCTGAGTGATGGACTCGCTTTCCATCGCCTCGAGGGGCTCTTGATCGAACTCATTTAGGAAGGCAAAATCGTCATCGGTCACGCGATCTTCTGGTTCTTCCACAATCGGTGGTGTCAGCAGAGAGCTTGGCTCAAAAGATTCACCAGAGGGATCCGGCATCTGTAGCCCAGTCTCAAAGGGATCCTCAAATCCTTCTTCTCCAGCGAAGATATCCTCATCAGTTCCCACTGGGAAGGGATCCCCTCCAAAGGGGTCGGCAAAAGGATCTGGCGCAGAAAAGTCCTCCGATCCCTCTTCTATGCCCTCAAACTGCGGGAAGGGATCCCCTTCCGGAAACCCATTTGGATTGGAGAAGACATCGGACGTGGAGAAATTCTCCTCCTGAAGGCTCTCCATTGCTTCTGGATAGGGCATATCCGCCAATTCCGGCGCCATTTGCAACAGCTCATCCAGGCCTTTTTGCGCCGACTGCAACTCATCCGGGCTGCTGGAGGTTTGCAGAATGATGTCGTAGGTGTGACGAGCTTCAAGCAACTGACCCGCCTGCTTTTGAGCAGAAGCCAGCAACAGCTTGACAGCAGTATCCTGCGGCTGAGCAGCGATCACCTGGTTGAACAACCGCACCGCCTGGACGTAGTCTCCTTGCCAAAATGCGGCCACCGCATCGGTGTAGTCTCTTCGATTGTTCGCGCTCGAAACCATGGATCCTCCCTTCACTGCTTCGTTACCTCTGTTCGCGCTTCAACACGGATTCAACGGAACTCTCCTCAACACCCATACCCCAGAACCTCTCGTGGTATATATGAGTTATATCCCCAGTGTGTTCTGCGGCCTCTGCTCTCCCAACCTCTGGCAATTTACCTGACAATTTACTTTTTACTTTTTGCGACCTGTCGAACGCTCCGTTGGGGAGATCGGGGAGGGGGCATCCTCGAGAACTGGATGACTCCCATAGAAGATTAGGTAATTTCAGCTTTTCCCCTCTCCAAAATGGT
This is a stretch of genomic DNA from Synechococcus sp. Nb3U1. It encodes these proteins:
- a CDS encoding methyl-accepting chemotaxis protein, with protein sequence MVSSANNRRDYTDAVAAFWQGDYVQAVRLFNQVIAAQPQDTAVKLLLASAQKQAGQLLEARHTYDIILQTSSSPDELQSAQKGLDELLQMAPELADMPYPEAMESLQEENFSTSDVFSNPNGFPEGDPFPQFEGIEEGSEDFSAPDPFADPFGGDPFPVGTDEDIFAGEEGFEDPFETGLQMPDPSGESFEPSSLLTPPIVEEPEDRVTDDDFAFLNEFDQEPLEAMESESITQVAGSEDFPDQMGFSLPAFGDEGSLEESLPTELAAPMSEPIPAPEEDTASPGPTLFDIDELDSLDREIADMDGSGQMDIFYGDEGEAGDMTSMAGVSAGTTSSSQPRTPTSSMPIPTAKAAGVFSGLSNRPIADQQLAMALIQGAVSLAAGLVIGLGIPASGGARLIGGVIGGGVIGTGAGVLLGANNAKQIRSSTNELASHFATLAQGNYSVRAKAGANDELGCLANSFNQMVAAIEANFTELNQRATEQGQAKEDLQRQVIRLLDDVEGAARGDLTVRAEVTADVLGAVADSFNLTIRSLRDIVSQVKRAATSVNDAALQNEDFARSLSADALRQAEDISTSLNSIQMMTDSIQEVASNAREAANVTAQATEAASRGGEAVDRTVSGILEIRETVAETTRKVKRLAESSQEISKIVALISQIASRTNLLALNASIEAARAGESGRGFAIVADEVRQLADRAAKASKEIEQIVLQIQSETGNVMTAMEEGTQLVIEGTRRAEQAKNSLDEIIGVSRQIDGLVRAISQATVQQTETSRSVAQVMQSVELTANETSKESQKVAASLQQLVSIARELQTSVGRFRVGDE